The following proteins are co-located in the Palaemon carinicauda isolate YSFRI2023 chromosome 3, ASM3689809v2, whole genome shotgun sequence genome:
- the LOC137637859 gene encoding cuticle protein AM1274-like, whose product MRLIIFSCLVAASLAASKPQGDTAILRDDRVDQGHGNSNYSFRFSDDEFVEITGSLGEGGAVTLRGSCRFPEKGGQYILNFEADEAAGIRGMAGFSQ is encoded by the exons ATGAGGCTG ATCATCTTCTCCTGCCTGGTCGCTGCGTCCTTGGCTGCTTCGAAGCCCCAAGGCGACACCGCCATCTTGAGAGACGACCGTGTCGACCAGGGCCACGGAAACTCCAATTACTCTTTCCGTTTCAGCGATGACGAATTCGTGGAGATCACTGGCTCCCTTGGGGAGGGAGGGGCCGTCACCCTCCGGGGATCCTGCAG ATTTCCTGAAAAAGGGGGTCAGTACATCCTGAACTTCGAGGCTGACGAGGCGGCCGGAATTAGGGGTATGGCTGGATTTTCACAGTGA
- the LOC137637860 gene encoding cuticle protein AM/CP1114-like, which produces MRLIIFSCLVAASLAASKPQGDTATLRDDRVDQGHGNFNYSSYISDDSSVKVAGSLGEGGAVNLSGKCSTFRDGGWYFLDFEADEAGFRVWPSAVHSVVFYREDADVKETDLR; this is translated from the exons ATGAGGCTG ATCATCTTCTCCTGCCTGGTCGCTGCGTCCTTGGCTGCTTCGAAGCCCCAAGGCGACACCGCCACCTTGAGAGATGACCGAGTCGACCAGGGCCACGGAAACTTCAATTACTCTTCGTATATCAGCGATGACAGCAGCGTGAAGGTCGCTGGCTCCCTTGGGGAGGGAGGGGCCGTCAACCTTTCGGGAAAATGCTC AACATTTCGTGATGGTGGTTGGTATTTCCTAGACTTCGAGGCTGACGAGGCGGGATTTAGGGTTTGGCCAAGCGCGGTTCATTCAGTCGTGTTTTATCGTGAAGATGCTGACGTCAAAGAAACTGATCTTCGGTAA